The following are encoded together in the Tribolium castaneum strain GA2 chromosome 3, icTriCast1.1, whole genome shotgun sequence genome:
- the Neurochondrin gene encoding neurochondrin homolog yields the protein MAGQISDAVKKCINILKNTNSDTEKFAALFMVTKLAKGKDCNAVAKKAIFEAIGFDFIKRLLLTDDVPVDCPPNIYKSVALSILTVFCNEEELATHPEMLVNVPVFLDIVKKADDEDLMSVGETYNCLKGIASYPPGQQALIEAGGIAKLSEIYSQGSFQSDEALNILAVLVGNLGIKSWDEDNPQTFHNLLNKIAVDFETDHDKRKFELCQVLNALIFNCPKKIVNSADKETWPMSLYKGLTDILQSKIGPQQRNPALILASSVLDALGVEWAMSDEEKPKQFFLLLIQLAAIEVRMQLDGKSLKAATAQRNLVTACYIILELSINYISTDQLDLDQKEKQTLYTGLKGAFTAIINLLLKVAADKNKPSGDEKWFVYATIRVLAAWLAQETSALRIQVYQLLPFILEIANESFNAHKAKRVAEKAGIESETNPANSVDILRILLPGLCHLAVEDAARAIILKHHEDKVLFDLVQFHWSIVHYKRPPVPRSERLKVLNQPKQELSPELLAEMQDSRTAMISACNVLMNLTVLETKYVEESDVFNDLLKFIFENLPELKDIPENLVLHGNLAVLGLLLLKQLSNKVKKNDFSICRYIQATIRFLWDAYIIDESNDPTALVVSMAYKEHWMELMELWFLGMQTMSGVIAQIPWISEFAIESGWAEGIVQTLKKVKIGTLPPNVKSAYEDFLCHLVDANESVTDVLKKAEALRVCRNHRLMELGKKLFGD from the exons ATGGCGGGGCAGATCTCCGATGCTGTTAAAAAGTGCATCAATATTCTCAAGAACACCAACAGCGATACGGAGAAGTTCGCCGCTTTGTTTATGGTCACCAAGTTGGCCAAAG GTAAAGACTGCAATGCCGTGGCGAAGAAAGCCATCTTCGAAGCGATTGGTTTCGATTTCATCAAACGTCTTCTTCTCACCGATGACGTTCCCGTCGATTGCCCACCGAACATCTACAAATCGGTGGCTCTTTCAATCCTCACCGTTTTTTGCAACGAGGAGGAGTTAGCCACTCACCCTGAAATGTTAGTTAACGTCCCCGTTTTCCTCGACATTGTTAAAAAAGCCGACGACGAGGATCTCATGTCGGTTGGAGAGACATACAACTGTCTCAAGGGCATCGCTAGTTACCCCCCTGGGCAACAGGCCCTTATCGAAGCCGGAGGTATCGCAAAGCTGAGCGAGATTTACTCCCAAGGGAGTTTCCAGTCAGACGAGGCATTGAACATTTTGGCCGTTTTAGTCGGCAATTTGGGAATAAAAAGCTGGGACGAGGATAATCCACAAACTTTTCATAATTTACTTAATAAAATCGCAGTCGATTTCGAAACAGACCACGATAAACGAAAATTCGAGTTATGCCAAGTGCTTAACGCcttgatttttaattgtccgaAGAAGATTGTGAACAGTGCAGATAAGGAAACCTGGCCTATGAGTCTCTATAAGGGCCTCACTGATATACTGCAGAGTAAAATTGGACCACAGCAACGCAAtccggctttaattttggcatCGAGTGTTTTGGATGCTTTGGGAGTCGAGTGGGCTATGTCCGATGAGGAGAAACCTAAACAGTTTTTCTTACTCTTGATACAGTTGGCAGCAATTGAGGTCCGAATGCAACTTGATGGCAAAAGTCTCAAAGCTGCAACCGCCCAAAGGAATCTTGTAACGGCTTGTTACATTATTCTagaattgtcaattaattatatttcgaCGGATCAGTTGGACTTGGATCAGAAGGAGAAGCAGACACTTTATACCGGTTTGAAGGGAGCATTCACTGCTATTATAAACCTACTGTTAAAAGTGGCCGCTGATAAGAATAAACCTTCTGGCGATGAAAAATGGTTTGTTTATGCTACCATCAGAGTTCTGGCAGCTTggttggctcaagaaacctcCGCGTTACGCATCCAGGTCTACCAACTCCTACCGTTCATTCTCGAAATCGCCAATGAAAGTTTCAATGCGCATAAGGCGAAAAGAGTTGCCGAGAAAGCAGGGATTGAAAGTGAAACAAACCCTGCCAATTCTGTGGATATTTTGCGAATTCTTCTGCCAGGTCTTTGCCATTTGGCCGTGGAGGATGCAGCACGTGCCATTATCTTGAAACACCATGAAGATAAAGTTCTCTTCGACTTGGTGCAGTTTCACTGGAGCATCGTTCATTATAAACGTCCACCGGTTCCACGATCCGAACGTCTGAAAGTTCTAAATCAACCAAAACAGGAACTATCGCCCGAACTTTTGGCCGAAATGCAAGACTCCAGGACTGCCATGATCAGCGCCTGTAACGTATTGATGAATCTGACTGTGCTGGAAACGAAATACGTCGAAGAGAGTGATGTTTTCAACGATTtgcttaaatttatttttgagaatttgCCGGAGTTGAAGGATATTCCCGAGAATCTCGTTCTTCACGGGAATTTGGCCGTGTTGGGGCTTTTGTTGCTGAAGCAGCTCTCGAATAAAGTGAAGAAGAATGATTTTTCGATCTGTCGTTACATCCAGGCGACTATTAGGTTTTTATGGGATGCGTACATCATTGATGAGTCAAATGACCCAACCGCTTTGGTTGTGTCAATGGCGTACAAAGAACACTGGATGGAGCTTATGGAACTCTGGTTTTTGGGAATGCAAACCATGTCAGGCGTCATCGCCCAAATCCCCTGGATTTCTGAATTTGCGATTGAAAGCGGTTGGGCCGAAGGCATCGTCCAGACATTGAAGAAAGTCAAAATCGGGACTCTCCCACCAAACGTTAAATCAGCTTATGAAGATTTCCTCTGCCACTTAGTCGACGCCAACGAGAGTGTTACCGATGTTTTGAAGAAAGCTGAAGCTTTGAGGGTTTGCCGGAATCACAGACTGATGGAATTAGGAAAGAAGTTGTTCGGGGATTAA
- the Rab23 gene encoding ras-related protein Rab-23, translating to MREEELEVALKVVIVGNGGVGKSSMIQRYCKGTFTKDYKKTIGVDFLERQIEVDGEEVRLMLWDTAGQEEFDAITKAYYRGAQACVLAFSTTDRDSFEAAHSWKLKVENECGEIPTVIVQNKIDLMDQSVVNPEEADLLARALGCRLLRTSVKEDVNVAAVFRHLAARCLAELRDPRDYDYFTTPTPHHPNSLTISAFSPSHSSKNHNGTIVLRPNKHKKKKNVLKNACRIL from the exons ATGCGGGAGGAAGAACTGGAGGTGGCCCTCAAG GTGGTGATCGTGGGCAATGGTGGAGTGGGCAAATCTAGCATGATCCAACGATATTGCAAAGGCACTTTCACGAAGGACTACAAGAAAACGATAGGAGTCGATTTCTTGGAACGGCAAATCGA AGTCGACGGCGAAGAAGTCCGCTTGATGCTGTGGGACACCGCAGGTCAGGAGGAGTTCGACGCCATCACCAAAGCCTATTACAGGGGGGCCCAGGCCTGTGTCCTTGCCTTTTCGACGACTGACCGGGACTCGTTCGAAGCAGCGCATTCATGGAAACTTAAG GTTGAAAACGAGTGTGGCGAGATTCCTACGGTCATTGTACAAAACAAAATCGACTTGATGGACCAAAGCGTCGTCAATCC AGAAGAAGCTGACCTTCTCGCCCGCGCCCTCGGCTGTCGCCTGCTCAGGACGTCGGTGAAGGAGGACGTCAACGTCGCGGCTGTTTTCCGACACTTGGCCGCAAGGTGCCTTGCAGAACTCAGAGATCCGCGAGATTATGACTATTTCACTACGCCCACACCTCACCACCCCAATTCGCTCACAATTA GTGCCTTCAGCCCTAGTCATTCTTCCAAAAACCACAACGGAACTATAGTTTTGAGGCCCAATAAGCacaaaaagaagaagaatGTCTTAAAGAACGCTTGTCGGATATTGTGA
- the LOC103313744 gene encoding sodium channel protein Nach, giving the protein MESGNLIQTMLKLKNNNLKAANFRNKLLWPFLVYMVFTGFTIFLVVSLWNRFLANPTLTSLESSVYSVGNIPFPGVSLCNLNKISKKRAQEMAEYIVKQTGQNFTRIMSSFKFLGFLHDSNYDIRFKTEIEEFQSILDSLQLKITALIRNLTTPCDDLLQMCRWKGHKINCSNIFRLRLTFEGYCCVFNYVKNTSEWWMRRARDETLVLEYGSPGISNGLSVELNIDIDDYFYTMMSSTGVNVHIFIPSDYPDKSSGDLIENIADIGTENFVEIIPTTVRAVRDVMNYAVDKRECLFEVEQRTQFGVYSQSDCFVDCRVKSMTTLCECIPFTVPLSDDYTVCTLRDLPCLARYKSKWSSLVPDKWHEYNIRELEDALLCSKTCYPSCDSTLYRVGASAVQINDSRFSNITAIHIFYRDRHHSLYKQDVVYYWFEILSNYGGVFGISLGVSLISIIECLLYSFKVIIGKYTL; this is encoded by the exons ATGGAATCCGGCAACTTAATACAAACAATGCTCAAATTAAAGAATAACAACCTGAAGGCGGCCAATTTTCGTAATAA ACTTCTGTGGCCATTTTTGGTATACATGGTTTTTACTGGTTTTACCATTTTTCTGGTTGTTAGTCTATGGAATAGGTTTCTCGCAAATCCGACGCTGACCTCGCTCGAAAGTTCGGTATATTCAGTGGGCAATATACCGTTTCCAGGTGTATCGCTCtgtaatttgaataaaatcagCAAAAAACGGGCGCAGGAGATGGCTGAGTATAT TGTCAAACAAACTGGGCAAAATTTTACACGAATTATGAGTTCTTTCAAGTTCTTGGGATTCCTGCATGACTCAAACTACGACATTAGGTTCAAGACAGAGATCGAAGAATTTCAAAGTATTTTAGATTCGCTACAACTCAAAATCACTGCTTTGATAAGAAAT CTGACCACACCCTGCGACGACCTTTTGCAAATGTGTCGCTGGAAGGGTCACAAGATCAACTGTTCTAATATTTTTCGCTTGAGACTGACCTTTGAGGGCTACTGCtgtgtttttaattacgtGAAGAATACGTCagaatggtggatgcgccgggcgagaGACGAAACTTTGG TTTTGGAATACGGGTCTCCAGGGATAAGCAACGGTCTATCAGTCGAGCTTAATATCGATATAGACGACTATTTTTATACCATGATGTCTTCGACGGGAGTTAAC GTGCACATTTTCATCCCTAGCGACTATCCCGACAAGTCCAGCGGTGACTTGATCGAGAACATCGCCGACATCGGCACAGAAAACTTCGTGGAAATCATCCCCACAACCGTGAGGGCGGTTAGGGATGTAATGAACTACGCTGTTGACAAA CGAGAATGCCTCTTCGAAGTGGAACAAAGGACGCAGTTTGGGGTGTATTCGCAAAGCGACTGTTTTGTGGATTGTAGGGTAAAGAGTATGACGACTCTGTGCGAATGCATACCCTTTACTGTGCCTTTGAGTGACGATTACACAGTTTGTACCTTGCGGGATCTTCCATGTCTCGCGAGATATAAAA GTAAATGGTCATCTCTTGTTCCGGATAAATGGCACGAATACAATATAAGGGAACTGGAGGATGCGCTTTTGTGCTCAAAAACTTGTTATCCTTCATGCGACTCTACTTTGTATAGAGTTGGTGCATCCGCAGTTCAAATCAACGA TTCCAGGTTTAGCAACATCACCgctattcatattttttacagGGACAGACATCATAGTTTATACAAACAAGACGTTGTGTATTACTGGTTTGAGATACTCA GTAATTATGGTGGTGTGTTTGGCATAAGTCTTGGAGtgagtttaatttcaattattgaATGTTTACTATACTCTTTCAAAGTGATAATTGGAAAATATACTTTATAG
- the LOC664523 gene encoding N-acylneuraminate-9-phosphatase — MENGRPGISAILFDLDNTLIATRKADKQTCSQLAQILWEKWDVPTDFATNASKAFLKAFRKCPENLSMSLDAWRRLLWAQALGDQYNKYAGEVYRMWLQLRYDNLALSPEIQNLLIKLRQHYFVGLITNGTSRAQWEKIQLLHLQSFFDVVLVSGDLPWEKPHREIFNIACEYLGVEPQQCIMVGDKLETDILGGLKAKLGGTVWVPLNSIEVGDEDPRPDYVIKNVTELPNLLPKNPKVPRFRGREELRTRQISAPDFEDSNSNSSDGS; from the exons ATGGAAAATGGACGCCCCGGAATATCCGCCATCCTCTTCGACCTGGACAACACGCTCATCGCCACCCGGAAGGCCGACAAGCAGACGTGCAGCCAG CTAGCGCAAATTCTGTGGGAGAAATGGGACGTTCCAACTGATTTTGCAACGAATGCCTCGAAAGCCTTTTTGAAGGCTTTCAGGAAATGCCCCGAGAATTTATCGATGAGTTTGGATGCGTGGAGGAGGCTGCTTTGGGCTCAGGCGCTGGGGGATCAGTACAACAAGTATGCAG ggGAAGTGTATCGCATGTGGCTACAGTTGCGTTATGACAACCTGGCTCTGTCTCCTGAAATACAAAACTTGCTAATAAAGCTGCGCCAGCACTACTTTGTCGGCTTGATAACAAACGGCACGTCGAGGGCCCAATGGGAGAAGATCCAGCTGTTGCATCTTCAGAGTTTTTTCGATGTCGTGCTAGTGTCGGGGGACCTCCCGTGGGAGAAGCCCCACAGGGAGATCTTCAACATAGCTTGCGAGTATCTGGGGGTCGAGCCGCAGCAATGCATCATGGTGGGCGATAAGTTAGAGACCGACATCTTGGGGGGCTTGAAGGCGAAATTGGGAGGGACAGTGTGGGTGCCCTTGAATTCGATCGAAGTTGGGGATGAAGATCCCAGGCCCGATTATGTTATCAAAAACGTGACCGAATTACCAAATCTTTTACCGAAAAATCCCAAAGTACCTAGGTTTAGGGGGAGAGAAGAATTGCGCACTCGTCAAATCAGCGCACCTGATTTCGAAGACAGCAACAGCAACAGCAGCGATGGCAGCTAG